A genomic region of Eucalyptus grandis isolate ANBG69807.140 chromosome 5, ASM1654582v1, whole genome shotgun sequence contains the following coding sequences:
- the LOC104443676 gene encoding (-)-germacrene D synthase, with product MAAPVSAIPSSSPNKGSSRVVERRWADYHPSIWGDYFLAYASPTNSVELKYVGRVEEQIEGLQGEVKKMLTDVVNKPSQVLHLIDQIQRLGIFYHFKREIDEQLEQIHKSYSRLVYRDFKGDHLHMIALIFRLLRQQGYNVSSEVFNKFKDGEGNFRESLITDVQGLLSLYEACHLRCHSDSILEEALLFAITHLESLNESKVSTSLAKQVKHALRQPLHKGLPRLEARHYVPLYQEEPSHDQVLLALAKLDFNLLQEQHQKELGNITRWWKDIDVATKFPFARDRIVELFFWISGAYFEPEFAVARDILTKVIALTSILDDMYDIYGTLEELVILTKAVCVMFWGLKYRWDVDAMDGLPKYMQAWYKVLLDVYDAVGNEVATKERSYRLTYAKEAMKKQARVYFHEAKWFHTNYTPTLEEYMPLALLTTDYEMLAIMSLVGMGDVVTKHAFEWLLGDCKILKASQIICRLMDGIASHQFEQKRGHVASSVELFMKEHGVSEQETEKELRKRVVDAWKDINEAFLRPTAVPMPILMRILNLSRVIHVLYSDGDNYTHSGALLKDHVTSLFISPLPVSHLSRGAQEGTRQDYGLMACISFVQRQMKTP from the exons ATGGCGGCTCCAGTTTCAGCAATTCCGTCTTCTTCTCCGAACAAAGGATCAAGCCGCGTGGTTGAGCGCCGCTGGGCAGATTATCATCCAAGCATATGGGGCGATTACTTCCTCGCATATGCTTCTCCCACCAACTCCGTG GAGTTAAAGTACGTTGGAAGAGTGGAGGAACAGATTGAGGGATTGCAAGGAGAGGTGAAGAAGATGCTGACTGATGTCGTGAATAAGCCCTCACAAGTGCTGCACTTGATCGATCAAATCCAACGCTTGGGAATTTTCTACCATTTCAAACGTGAAATAGACGAGCAATTAGAACAAATCCATAAAAGTTACTCTCGACTTGTGTACAGAGATTTTAAGGGCGATCACCTTCACATGATCGCTCTTATCTTTCGATTACTACGACAACAAGGTTATAATGTTTCATCAG AGGTTTTTAACAAATTCAAGGATGGCGAAGGGAACTTTAGAGAATCGCTGATCACCGATGTACAAGGACTTCTAAGTCTATATGAAGCTTGCCATTTAAGGTGCCACAGTGATTCTATTTTGGAAGAAGCACTTCTTTTTGCTATTACTCACCTTGAATCGCTCAATGAAAGCAAAGTAAGCACTAGTCTTGCGAAACAAGTGAAGCATGCCCTAAGGCAGCCACTTCACAAGGGGTTGCCAAGGCTTGAGGCAAGGCATTATGTTCCACTCTACCAAGAGGAGCCTTCACATGACCAAGTCTTGCTTGCCTTGGCTAAATTAGATTTCAACTTACTGCAAGAGCAACACCAGAAGGAACTCGGCAATATTACAAG GTGGTGGAAGGATATAGATGTTGCGACGAAGTTCCCATTTGCTAGAGACAGGATTGTGGAGTTGTTCTTCTGGATCTCAGGAGCATATTTTGAGCCGGAGTTTGCCGTGGCCAGAGATATACTCACCAAAGTGATTGCTCTAACATCCATTCTCGATGATATGTACGACATCTACGGCACGTTGGAAGAACTTGTAATCCTCACGAA AGCCGTGTGTGTCATGTTTTGGGGACTCAAATATAGGTGGGATGTTGATGCCATGGATGGACTACCAAAGTATATGCAAGCTTGGTACAAGGTGCTTCTCGATGTCTATGATGCAGTAGGGAATGAAGTGGCCACGAAGGAAAGATCGTACCGCCTCACCTATGCGAAAGAAGCC ATGAAGAAGCAAGCGAGAGTGTACTTTCACGAAGCCAAATGGTTCCATACCAACTACACACCAACGCTAGAGGAGTACATGCCCCTTGCATTATTAACAACTGACTATGAAATGTTAGCAATCATGTCGCTTGTGGGAATGGGCGATGTGGTCACGAAACATGCTTTTGAATGGTTGCTTGGCGACTGCAAGATCTTGAAGGCTTCACAAATCATCTGTCGGCTCATGGATGGCATTGCCTCTCACCag TTTGAGCAAAAGAGGGGACACGTAGCATCTTCAGTGGAGTTGTTCATGAAAGAACACGGCGTTTCGGAGCAGGAAACCGAAAAGGAATTGCGCAAACGAGTGGTTGATGCATGGAAGGACATTAATGAGGCGTTTCTTCGTCCGACCGCAGTTCCAATGCCAATTCTAATGCGAATTCTCAATCTCTCACGAGTGATTCATGTGTTGTATAGCGATGGAGATAACTACACCCATTCTGGAGCCTTGCTCAAAGATCAcgtgacatctctcttcattaGCCCCTTACCAGTGTCACATCTCTCAAGAGGAGCACAAGAAGGAACTCGGCAAGATTATGG attgatggcatgcatttctTTCGTCCAGCGGCAAATGAAGACGCCATGA
- the LOC104443666 gene encoding (-)-germacrene D synthase, with protein sequence MIALIFRLLRQQGYNVSSVVFNKFKNSEGNFRESLITDVRGLLSLYEACHLRCHGDSILEEALPFAITHLESINESKVSTSLAKQVKRALRQPLHKGLPRLEARYYVPLYQEEPSHDQVLLALAKLDFNLLQEQHQKELGNITRWWKDIDVATKFPFARDRIVELFFWILGAYFEPEFAVARDILTKVIALLSILDDMYDVYGTLEELVILTEAIEKWDVDAMDGLPEYMQAWYKVLLDVYDGVGNEVATKERSYRLTYAKEAMKKQARVYFHEAKWFHTNYTPTLEEYMPLALLTTGYEMLAITSLVGMGDVVTKHAFEWLLGDCKILKASQIICRLMDDIVSHQFEQKRGHVASSVELFMKEHNVSEQETEKELRKRVVDAWKDINEAFLRPTVVPVPILMRTLNLARVIHVLYSDGDNYTHSGTSLKDHVTSLFISPLPVSHLSRGAQEGTRQDYGGK encoded by the exons ATGATCGCTCTTATCTTTCGATTACTACGACAACAAGGTTATAATGTTTCATCAG TGGTTTTTAACAAATTCAAGAATAGCGAAGGGAACTTTAGAGAATCGTTGATCACCGATGTACGTGGACTTCTAAGCCTATATGAAGCTTGTCATTTAAGGTGCCACGGAGATTCTATTTTGGAAGAAGCACTTCCTTTTGCTATTACTCACcttgaatcaatcaatgaaagcaAAGTAAGCACTAGTCTTGCGAAACAAGTGAAGCGTGCCCTAAGGCAGCCACTTCACAAGGGCTTGCCAAGGCTTGAGGCAAGGTATTATGTTCCACTCTACCAAGAGGAGCCTTCACATGACCAAGTCTTGCTTGCCTTGGCTAAATTAGATTTCAACTTACTGCAAGAGCAACACCAGAAGGAACTCGGCAATATTACAAG GTGGTGGAAGGATATAGATGTTGCGACGAAGTTCCCATTTGCTAGAGACAGGATTGTGGAGTTGTTCTTCTGGATCTTGGGAGCATATTTTGAGCCAGAGTTTGCCGTGGCCAGAGATATACTCACCAAAGTGATCGCTCTATTGTCCATTCTTGACGATATGTACGACGTCTACGGCACGTTGGAAGAACTTGTAATCCTCACAGAAGCAATTGAGAA GTGGGATGTTGATGCCATGGATGGACTACCAGAGTATATGCAAGCTTGGTACAAGGTGCTTCTCGATGTCTATGATGGAGTAGGGAATGAAGTGGCCACGAAGGAAAGATCGTACCGCCTCACCTATGCGAAAGAAGCC ATGAAGAAGCAAGCGAGAGTGTACTTTCACGAAGCCAAATGGTTCCATACCAACTACACACCAACGCTAGAGGAGTACATGCCCCTTGCATTATTAACAACTGGCTATGAAATGTTAGCAATCACGTCGCTTGTGGGAATGGGCGATGTGGTCACGAAACATGCTTTTGAATGGTTGCTTGGCGACTGCAAGATCTTGAAGGCTTCACAAATCATCTGTCGGCTCATGGATGACATTGTCTCTCACCag TTTGAGCAAAAGAGGGGACATGTAGCATCTTCAGTGGAGTTGTTCATGAAAGAACACAACGTTTCGGAGCAGGAAACCGAAAAGGAATTGCGCAAACGAGTGGTTGATGCATGGAAGGACATTAATGAGGCGTTTCTTCGTCCGACCGTAGTTCCAGTGCCAATTCTAATGCGAACTCTCAATCTCGCACGAGTGATTCATGTGTTGTATAGCGATGGAGATAACTACACCCATTCTGGAACCTCGCTCAAAGATCAcgtgacatctctcttcattaGCCCCTTACCAGTGTCACATCTCTCAAGAGGAGCACAAGAAGGAACTCGGCAAGATTACGG CGGCAAATGA